One window of Microcoleus vaginatus PCC 9802 genomic DNA carries:
- a CDS encoding DUF4347 domain-containing protein yields MMQMIHQKLVSLLVFIDSSVEDYQSLISGVSPNAEVIILDETREGIEQITERLTIEQNIEAIHIISHGSPGAVHLGTNTLNNSNIESFAPQLKQWRKALILGADILLYGCNLAAGDTGHQFLTQLNQLTGANITANPHPTGNSKRGGTWDIPQLIPPSPQKPKLILTETTLKTYSGLLGFAPQVTFPTGSNPLSVSIGDFDGDGKPDLATANTDSNTASILLNTTAPGATTPTFAPQVPFATGAGPFGVSIGDFNGDGQPDLATANYTSNNVSILLNNTATGATPPTFAAQVPFPTGTKSASVSIGDINGDGKPDLAVANSGSNSVSILLNNTATGATTPTFATQVTFATGDRPFGVSIGDLDSDGKPDLVVTNYGSANVSILRNTTATGATTPTFATQVTFATGAGAFGVSIGDLDSDGKPDLAVANTDSANVSILRNTTATGAPTPTFAPQVPFATGAGPRFLSIGDINGDGKPDLAVANDFSNNVSILLNNTATGATTPDFAPQVPFPTGRYPRSVSIGDINSDGKPDLAVGNPGDNNAGILLNTTPKVTAVTATTADGSYGVGGTINITVTFDAAVNVTGTPQLQVETGTTDRFATYASGSGGTALTFNYVVQAGDTSLDLEYLSTSALTLNGGTIKDNLTVDGILTLPATASANSLGGSKAIVIDTLAPTIASVTSTTTDGSYNTTGNINVTVNFSEAVTLAGGNMSVALDTGGTVTIAPFTGTSAVGIYTPATGQNSLDLNSNSITLATGATLKDTAGNDATLTISAGHSLADTRAIIVDTIVPTVALTSASATTVNAAFSVTATFSENVTGFDNTDITVANANVGNFVTVDAKTYTFDVTPNADGAVTVDVPVAKATDTASNNNTAATQLTRTADFTAPTVALTSTSATTVNAAFSVTATFSENVAGFDNTDITVANGTVGNFVTVDAKTYTFDVTPNADGNVTVDVLAAKATDTAGNNNIAATPLVRTADITAPNVTLASTSATTVNAAFSVTATFSENVAGFDNTDITVTNATVGNFVTVDAKTYTFDVTPNGDGAVTVDVLAAKATDTASNNNTAASQLVRTADFTPPTVALTSTSPTTINAPFLVRATFSENVTGFSNSGINVTNGTVSGFTGSGTTYNFTVTPNADSAVTVDVPEATATDTASNNNTAATQLVRTADFTAPTGSLGTISNIITAGGASQTLTVTFTDSSGVDVSSLDNSDLVVNWSGGAIPATFVSVDTNSNGTPRTATYSLTPPGGSWDDTDNGSYAVNLQASQVKDTFGNQVVASNLGSFTVNIATPTPTPTPTPTPTPTPTPTTTPTPTPTPTITPTPTPTPTPTITPTPTPTPTPTPTITPTPTPTPTPTITPTITPTITPTITPTITPTPTPTITPTPTPTATTTLGTPAVIFLEPLGTTEVLESLGSDIYKVRLNTQPTANVTVAITPETQVTVSQPALTFTPGNWKVAQTVTVTAVDDAVVEGDRVSSISHASISTDTLYNNLVAPLTVNISDNDNLGDVKTLLNKSVIGLTDKDDRITGSALNDIIHARPGNDYLHGKAGDDLLYGQKGDDGIRGGDGNDILFGGQGSEFISGDRGIDLIYAGKENDRIYSGDGDDIVFGDGGNDYLFGEMGADTLTGGLGFDVFAIAIDTGGTDLAAADVITDFTLNQDKIDLISPLAFNQLNIYQGTGALVNDTIIQYQVTGEYLAVLKGVTASSIVQGVTF; encoded by the coding sequence ATGATGCAAATGATACACCAAAAATTGGTTTCACTTCTAGTTTTTATTGACTCAAGTGTTGAAGATTATCAGAGCTTAATTAGTGGCGTTTCCCCAAATGCAGAAGTAATTATCCTAGATGAAACGCGGGAGGGGATTGAGCAAATCACCGAAAGGCTAACAATTGAACAAAATATAGAAGCAATCCATATTATCTCTCACGGCAGTCCTGGTGCAGTACATCTCGGTACAAATACACTCAACAACAGCAACATAGAAAGCTTCGCCCCTCAACTCAAACAGTGGCGCAAAGCACTAATTCTTGGTGCCGATATTCTCCTCTACGGGTGTAACCTAGCAGCCGGAGACACAGGCCACCAATTCCTCACTCAACTCAACCAACTCACAGGCGCCAACATCACCGCCAACCCCCACCCTACAGGCAACAGCAAACGAGGAGGCACCTGGGACATCCCCCAACTCATCCCCCCATCCCCTCAAAAGCCAAAACTAATTCTCACAGAAACCACCCTCAAAACCTACAGCGGTTTACTAGGCTTCGCCCCCCAAGTCACCTTCCCTACTGGCAGTAACCCTTTGTCCGTCAGCATCGGCGACTTCGACGGCGACGGGAAACCTGACTTAGCAACGGCGAACACCGACAGCAACACCGCCTCCATCCTGCTCAACACCACCGCCCCCGGAGCCACCACGCCCACTTTCGCCCCCCAAGTTCCCTTCGCCACTGGCGCTGGCCCCTTCGGCGTCAGCATCGGCGACTTCAACGGCGACGGTCAACCTGACTTAGCAACGGCGAACTACACCAGCAACAACGTCTCCATCCTACTCAACAATACTGCCACCGGAGCCACCCCCCCCACTTTCGCCGCCCAAGTTCCCTTTCCAACTGGCACTAAGTCCGCCTCCGTCAGCATCGGCGATATCAACGGCGACGGGAAACCTGACTTAGCTGTCGCGAACAGCGGCAGCAACAGCGTCTCCATCCTACTCAACAATACTGCCACCGGAGCCACCACCCCCACTTTCGCCACCCAAGTCACCTTCGCAACTGGCGATCGCCCCTTCGGCGTCAGCATCGGCGACCTCGACAGCGATGGAAAACCTGACTTAGTTGTGACGAACTACGGCAGCGCCAACGTCTCCATCCTACGCAACACTACTGCCACCGGAGCCACCACCCCCACTTTCGCCACCCAAGTTACCTTCGCAACTGGCGCTGGCGCCTTCGGCGTCAGCATCGGCGACCTCGACAGCGATGGAAAACCTGACTTAGCTGTGGCGAACACGGACAGCGCCAACGTCTCCATCCTACGCAACACTACTGCCACCGGAGCCCCCACCCCCACTTTTGCCCCCCAAGTTCCCTTCGCAACTGGCGCTGGCCCCAGATTCCTCAGCATCGGCGACATCAACGGCGACGGAAAACCTGACTTAGCTGTGGCGAACGACTTCAGCAACAACGTCTCCATCCTGCTCAACAATACTGCCACCGGAGCGACCACCCCTGATTTCGCCCCCCAAGTTCCCTTCCCAACTGGCCGTTACCCCCGCTCCGTCAGCATCGGTGACATCAACAGCGACGGAAAACCTGACTTAGCTGTGGGGAACCCGGGCGACAACAACGCCGGCATCCTGCTCAACACCACCCCCAAAGTTACTGCTGTCACCGCCACCACCGCTGACGGCAGCTACGGTGTCGGTGGCACCATCAATATCACCGTCACCTTCGATGCCGCTGTCAACGTCACCGGCACACCTCAACTGCAGGTAGAAACCGGCACAACCGACCGCTTTGCCACTTATGCCTCTGGTAGCGGCGGTACAGCCCTCACGTTCAACTATGTAGTGCAAGCCGGAGACACTTCCCTCGACTTAGAATACCTATCCACAAGTGCCCTCACCCTCAACGGCGGCACAATTAAAGATAATTTGACTGTGGATGGCATCTTAACTCTCCCCGCTACCGCCTCAGCTAACTCTCTCGGCGGTAGTAAAGCCATAGTTATTGATACCCTTGCACCCACCATCGCCAGCGTCACCTCTACCACCACTGACGGCAGTTACAACACAACTGGCAACATCAACGTTACCGTCAACTTCAGCGAAGCCGTCACCTTAGCAGGCGGTAATATGAGTGTCGCCTTAGACACAGGTGGCACTGTTACTATTGCACCTTTTACGGGTACATCTGCTGTGGGCATTTATACTCCAGCAACCGGACAAAATAGCCTCGACCTTAATTCAAATAGTATAACTTTAGCGACTGGTGCAACCTTAAAAGATACTGCTGGAAATGATGCAACTTTAACTATTTCTGCGGGACACTCTTTAGCGGATACCAGAGCCATAATTGTAGACACGATTGTACCCACAGTTGCCTTAACATCAGCATCAGCAACAACAGTCAACGCAGCATTTAGCGTCACAGCAACATTCAGCGAAAATGTCACCGGGTTTGATAATACTGATATTACCGTCGCCAATGCAAATGTCGGTAACTTTGTCACAGTTGATGCCAAAACCTACACCTTTGATGTCACACCGAATGCTGATGGCGCTGTCACAGTTGATGTACCTGTGGCTAAAGCTACGGATACTGCGAGTAATAACAATACGGCGGCCACTCAGTTAACTCGTACCGCTGATTTTACCGCACCAACAGTTGCCTTAACATCAACTTCAGCAACCACAGTCAACGCAGCATTTAGCGTCACAGCAACATTCAGCGAAAATGTCGCTGGGTTTGATAATACTGATATTACCGTCGCCAATGGGACTGTCGGTAACTTTGTCACAGTTGATGCCAAAACCTACACCTTTGATGTCACACCTAATGCTGATGGTAATGTCACCGTGGATGTACTTGCTGCTAAAGCCACAGATACTGCGGGTAATAATAATATAGCCGCCACTCCACTGGTTCGTACTGCTGATATTACCGCACCTAATGTCACCTTAGCATCAACTTCAGCAACCACAGTCAACGCAGCATTTAGCGTCACAGCAACATTCAGCGAAAATGTCGCTGGGTTTGATAATACTGATATTACCGTCACCAATGCGACTGTCGGTAACTTTGTCACAGTTGATGCCAAAACCTACACCTTTGATGTCACACCGAATGGTGATGGCGCTGTCACAGTTGATGTACTTGCTGCTAAAGCTACGGATACTGCCAGTAATAACAATACCGCTGCCAGTCAACTGGTTCGTACCGCTGATTTTACACCGCCAACTGTTGCCTTAACATCAACTTCACCCACAACAATAAATGCACCATTTTTAGTCAGAGCAACTTTCAGTGAAAATGTGACAGGATTTAGTAATAGTGGCATTAATGTTACTAACGGTACGGTTAGCGGCTTTACAGGTAGCGGCACGACTTATAATTTTACAGTCACACCGAATGCTGATAGCGCTGTCACAGTTGATGTACCGGAGGCAACAGCTACGGATACTGCGAGTAATAACAATACCGCAGCAACTCAACTGGTTCGTACTGCTGATTTTACCGCACCTACTGGTAGCTTGGGTACAATTTCTAACATTATTACAGCGGGCGGCGCAAGTCAGACATTGACAGTTACTTTCACTGATAGCAGTGGAGTTGATGTTAGCAGTTTAGATAATTCTGATCTGGTAGTAAACTGGTCAGGTGGTGCAATTCCCGCTACATTTGTCAGCGTCGATACTAATAGTAATGGCACACCTCGCACGGCAACTTATTCGCTGACTCCGCCTGGGGGAAGTTGGGATGATACAGATAATGGCAGTTACGCTGTTAATTTGCAAGCATCGCAAGTAAAAGATACTTTTGGCAATCAAGTTGTAGCTAGCAATTTAGGCAGTTTTACCGTTAACATTGCCACGCCAACACCGACTCCCACGCCGACTCCGACTCCCACGCCGACTCCGACTCCGACAACAACTCCGACTCCAACGCCAACTCCGACAATAACTCCGACTCCAACTCCAACTCCGACTCCGACAATAACTCCGACGCCAACACCGACTCCGACGCCAACACCGACAATAACTCCGACTCCGACTCCGACGCCAACTCCGACAATAACTCCGACAATAACTCCGACAATAACTCCGACAATAACTCCGACAATAACTCCGACGCCAACACCGACAATAACTCCGACTCCGACTCCAACTGCGACAACAACTCTAGGTACTCCCGCTGTCATTTTCCTTGAACCACTTGGCACTACCGAGGTACTCGAAAGCTTGGGCAGCGATATATACAAAGTGCGACTAAATACTCAGCCAACGGCTAATGTCACCGTCGCCATTACCCCTGAAACTCAAGTTACTGTCAGCCAACCTGCCCTTACTTTTACTCCCGGCAATTGGAAGGTCGCTCAAACGGTAACGGTGACTGCGGTTGACGATGCGGTTGTTGAGGGCGATCGTGTAAGCTCAATTAGCCACGCCTCTATTAGCACTGACACATTGTATAATAATCTAGTCGCCCCTCTCACAGTCAATATCAGCGATAACGATAACTTAGGCGATGTCAAAACTTTGTTGAACAAATCAGTAATCGGTTTGACAGATAAGGACGATCGCATCACAGGATCGGCATTAAACGACATTATCCACGCACGCCCCGGCAATGACTATCTTCATGGCAAAGCAGGGGATGACTTGCTTTACGGACAAAAAGGTGATGACGGCATCAGGGGCGGTGATGGCAATGACATTCTTTTTGGCGGCCAAGGGAGTGAATTTATTAGTGGCGATCGCGGTATTGACTTGATTTACGCAGGTAAGGAAAACGATCGCATTTACAGCGGCGATGGCGACGATATAGTGTTTGGCGACGGGGGCAATGATTACTTATTTGGAGAAATGGGTGCCGACACTCTCACAGGCGGATTGGGTTTTGATGTGTTTGCGATCGCGATCGATACTGGTGGAACAGACTTAGCCGCCGCCGATGTTATTACTGATTTTACGCTAAATCAAGACAAAATTGATTTAATTAGCCCCCTGGCTTTTAACCAGTTAAATATTTATCAAGGGACGGGCGCTTTGGTGAACGATACTATAATTCAGTATCAGGTAACAGGGGAATATTTAGCTGTCTTGAAGGGAGTCACTGCCAGCAGTATAGTTCAGGGAGTAACTTTTTAG
- a CDS encoding GAF domain-containing protein, with amino-acid sequence MLSIPGIAVQKLLYESANSLVYRALREADRQPLILKLLKESYPTPQELLRYRTEYRITRELKEAGVVQVYDLQKYQNSLVIFVEDFGGESLKIWMQQRKFSLKEFLLLAIAATETLGQIHSANIIHKDINPSNIVYNPETKQLKIIDFGISTQLTREMPTLKNPNVLEGTLAYISPEQTGRMNRSIDYRTDFYSLGVTFYELLTGKLPFETEDALELVHCHIARQPVPPHEIKPEIPLIVSQIVCKLMAKNAENRYQTALGLKQDLEMCLVQLQETDSIEEFDLGTLDLTDHFLIPEKLYGRETEVFNLLAAFERVRNASAEMMLVAGFSGIGKTAVVNEVHKPIARQRGYFIKGKYDQFQRNIPFSAFVQAFRELMGQLLSESDAQLHRWKTLILTAVGESGQVLIDVIPELEHIIGAQPAALELSGSAAQNRFNLLMQKFVQVFTQAEHPLVMFLDDLQWADSASLKLLQLLMEDTGHLLVLGAYRDNEVSPAHPFMLTVDEIVKSGATVNTITLQPLSLADLNQLVADTLICDLSLASPLTELVYQKTQGNPFFSTQFLKALYEDGQIIFNPPQSPLSKGGSKGGWQYDINQLKFADASDVVEFMAAQLQKLPAKTQDVLKLAACIGAQFDLETLAIVSEELPEQTASALWIALQEGLILAISEGYDLIQTDAQFPTGSVANPIYKFLHDRVQQAAYSLIPENQKQATHLKIGQLLLRKSSVLEREEKLFDIVGHLNLGKDLINQLSEREALAKLNLEAGGKARSSTAYTAANIYVQTGIALLRANSWQSQYELTLNLYVAAAETAYLNADLEGMEEMAAQVLQEAKTILDKVKIYEIQIAAQTAQSKVLETIAVAREALLQLGIEVPTEPDEALIGKALQALAAQLSGRRIEELVDLPVMTNPQTQAAMELLGMLFTTIFQGMPGLLPLLSSTMVNLSLSFGNTPASTVGYAIHGMVLCAFLGEVQTGYGFGQLALLLLDRFNVPEFKSIILFLFGGWIQHHQEPVRATIPTLKDGYTAGMETGNFLHAGYSISIYFDSNFFGGVELDTWEPELAAYSAALVQVKQYSARVYLDMKQQMVSNLREARIRSDCLIGSAYDETVMIPKHHQNNELTAIAAVYIYKLLLAYSFGNYTTALDNITQAKPYLMAVSGFVFVPIFHFYAALTHLALFRAQPEAEQTEILALVESHQSTLQQWAQNAPMNYLHKWYLVEAERQRVLGNKAEAIEMYDRAISEAKENKYVNDEALANELAAKFYGEWGKIKVAQAYIFEAYYCYVEWGATAKVTDLERRYPHLFAVTQPGRKNTQTTVAMTTTGSGNHLDITAVMKASQAISGEIMLDKLLSSLMKILIENAGAQRGYLILLSQGQLFIEAEGTIDDELVTVLQSIPVETCPELASAIVNYVSRTQESVVLDDAARSGQFTNDAHIRKHQPKSILCVPLINQSQIISIVYLENNLTAGAFTPERVELLKVLSGQAAISIQNSKLYTEVRENESRLAQLNKAYERFVPHQFLQFLEKSSIIDVELGDQVQLEMSVLFSDIRDFTTLSETMTPEDNFKFINSYLSRMEPVINQNHGFIDKYIGDAIMALFSGEADNAVKAGIAMLHRLVEYNKYCANAGCAQIQIGIGINTGSLMLGTVGGPNRMDGTVISDAVNLASRVESLTKNYGVALLITQPTYARLKNPSQYAIRTLDTVKVKGKSEAVTIYEVFDADPPEIKQAKLATLELFAEARALYSEGKLFEAARLFSECGRQNQGDRVSKIYWERCESALVTRTKIKDRLHNLH; translated from the coding sequence ATGCTGTCCATTCCAGGCATTGCCGTCCAGAAGCTGCTTTACGAAAGTGCTAACTCTCTGGTTTACCGGGCCCTTCGGGAAGCGGATCGCCAACCGCTCATCCTCAAACTTCTCAAAGAGAGCTACCCCACACCTCAAGAATTGCTACGCTACCGCACCGAATACCGAATCACCCGAGAGCTGAAAGAGGCGGGAGTCGTGCAAGTTTATGACTTGCAAAAATACCAAAACAGTCTCGTGATTTTTGTGGAGGACTTTGGTGGCGAATCCTTGAAAATATGGATGCAGCAGCGAAAGTTTAGCCTCAAGGAATTTCTGCTCCTGGCGATCGCAGCCACTGAAACTTTAGGGCAAATTCACAGCGCCAATATCATCCACAAAGATATTAACCCCTCAAATATTGTTTATAACCCGGAAACGAAACAATTAAAAATTATCGACTTTGGCATTTCCACTCAGCTCACGCGAGAAATGCCAACCCTGAAAAATCCCAACGTTTTAGAAGGAACCCTCGCTTACATCTCGCCGGAACAAACTGGTAGGATGAATCGCTCTATCGATTACCGCACTGACTTTTACTCCCTCGGCGTCACCTTCTACGAATTGCTGACAGGAAAACTGCCTTTTGAGACAGAAGACGCTTTAGAGCTAGTTCACTGCCACATTGCCAGACAACCAGTTCCCCCGCACGAAATCAAGCCAGAAATTCCCCTAATTGTCTCGCAAATTGTCTGCAAGCTGATGGCAAAAAATGCGGAAAATCGCTATCAAACTGCATTGGGACTCAAGCAGGATTTAGAAATGTGTCTGGTTCAATTACAAGAAACCGATAGCATAGAAGAATTTGACTTGGGGACGCTGGATCTTACAGATCATTTCCTGATTCCCGAAAAGTTATACGGCAGAGAAACAGAAGTTTTTAATCTATTAGCGGCCTTTGAAAGAGTTCGTAATGCTAGTGCCGAAATGATGCTAGTAGCTGGCTTTTCTGGGATTGGTAAAACCGCAGTAGTGAATGAAGTGCATAAGCCGATCGCCCGACAGCGTGGCTATTTTATCAAAGGCAAATACGACCAATTCCAGCGCAATATCCCCTTCAGTGCATTTGTGCAAGCATTTCGGGAATTGATGGGACAATTATTATCAGAAAGTGACGCTCAGTTACACAGATGGAAAACCCTGATCCTCACCGCAGTAGGCGAGAGTGGGCAAGTCTTGATTGACGTAATTCCTGAATTAGAACACATCATTGGCGCTCAACCGGCTGCACTAGAATTGTCGGGGAGTGCAGCACAAAATCGCTTCAATCTGCTGATGCAGAAATTTGTGCAAGTATTTACCCAAGCAGAACATCCCTTAGTGATGTTTTTGGACGATTTGCAGTGGGCAGATTCGGCATCGCTGAAATTGCTACAACTGTTGATGGAGGATACGGGGCATCTGTTAGTATTGGGTGCTTATCGGGATAATGAGGTATCACCGGCTCATCCGTTTATGTTGACTGTGGATGAGATTGTGAAGTCTGGAGCCACGGTGAATACGATTACCCTGCAACCGTTGAGTTTAGCAGATCTCAATCAGTTGGTAGCAGATACGCTGATTTGCGATTTATCTTTAGCCAGCCCCCTGACAGAATTGGTTTATCAAAAAACCCAAGGTAATCCCTTTTTCTCGACTCAATTCCTCAAAGCCTTGTATGAAGATGGTCAAATTATTTTTAACCCCCCTCAATCCCCTCTTAGTAAGGGGGGAAGTAAAGGGGGGTGGCAGTACGATATTAATCAACTTAAATTTGCCGACGCCTCGGATGTGGTGGAGTTTATGGCGGCGCAATTGCAGAAGTTGCCTGCCAAAACTCAGGATGTTCTCAAGTTGGCGGCTTGCATTGGGGCGCAATTTGATTTAGAGACATTGGCCATAGTCAGCGAAGAATTACCCGAACAAACGGCATCAGCGCTGTGGATAGCTTTGCAAGAAGGACTTATTTTAGCGATTAGTGAAGGCTATGATTTAATTCAAACAGATGCTCAATTCCCTACTGGGTCTGTTGCTAATCCAATTTATAAGTTCTTGCACGATCGCGTCCAACAAGCGGCTTACTCATTGATTCCCGAAAACCAAAAACAAGCCACGCATCTCAAAATTGGACAGTTACTTCTACGAAAGTCTTCGGTTCTAGAAAGAGAAGAAAAACTATTTGATATTGTGGGGCATTTAAATTTAGGAAAAGATTTAATTAATCAATTAAGCGAACGAGAAGCTTTAGCCAAACTCAACTTAGAAGCGGGAGGTAAAGCCAGAAGTTCTACTGCGTACACTGCGGCAAATATCTATGTACAAACGGGAATTGCTCTTTTGAGAGCCAACTCCTGGCAAAGCCAGTATGAGTTAACCCTAAATCTCTATGTTGCTGCTGCCGAAACTGCCTATTTGAATGCTGACCTTGAGGGTATGGAAGAAATGGCAGCGCAGGTTTTGCAAGAAGCTAAGACGATTTTAGACAAAGTTAAAATTTACGAAATTCAAATTGCCGCTCAGACAGCCCAGAGCAAGGTGTTAGAAACGATCGCAGTAGCAAGAGAAGCACTCTTGCAATTGGGGATTGAAGTCCCTACCGAACCTGATGAAGCCTTGATTGGAAAAGCGCTACAAGCCCTTGCTGCTCAATTAAGCGGCAGAAGGATTGAGGAACTGGTTGACCTGCCTGTGATGACAAATCCACAGACTCAGGCAGCCATGGAACTGTTAGGAATGTTGTTTACAACGATATTCCAGGGAATGCCGGGTTTGCTGCCCCTGCTTAGCTCGACGATGGTGAATTTATCGCTTTCCTTTGGGAATACACCCGCATCTACTGTGGGGTATGCAATTCACGGAATGGTCTTGTGTGCCTTTTTGGGAGAGGTGCAAACGGGCTATGGCTTTGGGCAATTGGCACTCTTATTGCTGGATAGGTTCAATGTGCCCGAATTCAAGTCTATAATTCTCTTTTTGTTTGGGGGCTGGATTCAGCATCATCAAGAACCTGTGAGGGCAACGATACCGACGCTGAAAGATGGCTACACGGCGGGCATGGAAACTGGTAATTTTCTACACGCTGGCTACAGCATAAGTATTTACTTTGATTCCAACTTTTTTGGTGGAGTAGAACTAGACACTTGGGAACCCGAACTAGCAGCTTACAGTGCTGCGTTGGTTCAAGTGAAGCAATATTCTGCTCGGGTTTATTTGGATATGAAACAGCAGATGGTGTCGAACTTGAGGGAAGCTCGTATTCGGTCGGATTGTTTAATAGGAAGTGCCTACGATGAAACCGTGATGATTCCTAAGCACCATCAGAACAATGAGCTGACGGCGATCGCTGCTGTCTACATCTACAAACTATTGCTTGCTTACTCATTCGGGAATTACACGACTGCCCTAGACAACATTACTCAAGCCAAGCCGTATTTAATGGCAGTATCAGGATTTGTTTTTGTTCCCATTTTTCATTTTTATGCCGCCCTGACGCACCTGGCACTTTTTCGGGCACAGCCAGAAGCAGAGCAAACTGAAATCCTTGCCTTAGTCGAAAGCCATCAAAGCACTCTGCAACAGTGGGCCCAAAATGCTCCGATGAATTATCTGCATAAATGGTATTTAGTTGAAGCAGAACGGCAACGGGTGTTGGGCAATAAAGCCGAGGCGATTGAAATGTACGATCGCGCCATTTCTGAAGCCAAAGAAAACAAATATGTTAATGACGAAGCCCTGGCAAACGAACTAGCAGCCAAATTCTACGGGGAATGGGGCAAAATAAAAGTTGCTCAAGCCTACATATTTGAGGCGTATTATTGTTATGTTGAATGGGGAGCTACTGCTAAGGTAACGGATTTAGAAAGGCGATATCCCCACTTATTCGCGGTAACTCAACCGGGAAGGAAAAACACTCAAACTACGGTAGCAATGACAACGACTGGTTCGGGGAATCACCTAGATATCACCGCAGTCATGAAGGCTTCTCAGGCGATTTCTGGAGAAATTATGCTAGATAAGCTACTGTCTAGCTTGATGAAAATTTTGATTGAAAATGCAGGGGCGCAACGAGGCTATCTGATTTTGTTAAGCCAGGGACAACTGTTCATTGAAGCTGAAGGGACAATCGATGACGAACTCGTCACCGTGTTGCAGTCAATCCCCGTTGAAACCTGTCCAGAACTTGCCTCCGCAATTGTCAATTATGTAAGCCGCACTCAAGAAAGCGTGGTACTGGATGATGCTGCGCGATCGGGACAATTTACCAACGACGCCCACATCCGAAAGCATCAGCCGAAATCAATTTTATGTGTGCCGCTGATTAACCAATCTCAAATCATTAGTATTGTTTACTTAGAAAATAATCTGACCGCAGGAGCTTTTACCCCTGAAAGAGTGGAACTATTAAAAGTGTTATCTGGACAGGCGGCGATCTCGATTCAAAATTCTAAGCTTTATACAGAAGTACGCGAAAATGAAAGCAGGCTGGCTCAACTCAACAAAGCTTACGAGCGATTTGTTCCCCATCAATTTCTCCAGTTTTTAGAGAAATCAAGCATCATTGATGTGGAATTGGGCGACCAAGTGCAGTTAGAAATGTCGGTGTTGTTTTCCGACATTCGCGACTTTACCACGCTTTCGGAAACTATGACACCGGAGGATAATTTCAAATTTATCAATTCCTATCTTTCCCGTATGGAACCTGTTATTAATCAAAATCACGGGTTTATTGATAAATATATTGGCGATGCGATTATGGCGCTGTTTAGCGGTGAGGCGGATAATGCGGTGAAAGCGGGAATTGCTATGCTGCACCGTCTCGTTGAATACAATAAATACTGCGCCAACGCTGGCTGTGCCCAGATTCAGATTGGGATTGGGATCAATACGGGTTCTTTGATGCTGGGAACGGTGGGAGGACCAAATCGCATGGACGGGACAGTAATTAGCGATGCGGTGAATTTAGCTTCTCGCGTGGAAAGTTTGACAAAAAATTATGGGGTGGCGCTGTTAATTACCCAGCCAACTTATGCGCGCCTGAAAAATCCATCCCAGTACGCAATCCGCACTCTAGACACGGTAAAAGTCAAGGGAAAATCCGAAGCTGTGACGATTTATGAGGTGTTTGATGCAGATCCGCCAGAAATTAAACAAGCCAAGTTAGCTACGCTGGAATTGTTTGCAGAAGCTAGGGCACTTTACTCGGAAGGGAAGTTATTTGAAGCGGCGCGGTTGTTTTCCGAGTGTGGGCGTCAGAATCAGGGCGATCGCGTCTCTAAAATTTATTGGGAACGCTGTGAGTCTGCATTGGTGACTCGCACAAAAATCAAAGACAGGCTACACAATTTACATTAA